One part of the Candidatus Neomarinimicrobiota bacterium genome encodes these proteins:
- a CDS encoding glycosyltransferase family 39 protein, with the protein MSNKRKKAKKGKIKNISYNKNKPFYFSNINKYFKFLVLIFVFIAIYSYIFDSKFDLNGDNFVYYFLGKQIASGKGYTVPLQPDNPPAKKFPPGYPVIIALVLKLFGDSVVLLKVLNGLLFLGSILITFLLIKELTGIPNLSFVISILLLLNKFLCRFSTILMSEIPYLFFTLLSIFILNKVVTEERPERSKQFYLIIVTSILAFYIRPVGLSLLVSIILFLLFKKRLKLAVIASAGFLLLYLPWMIRNFIFGIKSRYFNVIFISNPWRPETGKVSTITDFLNKIVNNFNEIALKGFIDVIFPFIKINYNTNSALGILAGFIVLFVIFYGAIKVKKINLFLLFYLITNLGILILWHGGNGPRYVIPLAPFISLCFYFGIFKLLQIVTTSNKQFYYLPFLFLILVPFMINSLKEIRLQAKSSYPPSYRNYFLAAQYLEKNSPKGAIICARKPWILYFYCKRYIYNYLFTSDDKKLIKDLVDKDVDYVVLDQLGYSSTYIYLLPAIKKNPTLFKPVLRLQNPDTYVLLFNKSGAKNLINSNSLNKNPFP; encoded by the coding sequence ATGTCTAATAAAAGAAAAAAGGCAAAAAAAGGCAAAATAAAAAATATCTCATACAATAAGAATAAACCTTTCTATTTTAGTAATATAAATAAATATTTTAAATTCCTCGTCCTGATTTTTGTGTTTATTGCTATCTACTCATATATTTTTGATTCAAAGTTTGATCTTAATGGAGATAACTTTGTATACTATTTCCTTGGTAAACAAATAGCAAGTGGTAAAGGATATACTGTGCCACTACAACCGGATAATCCTCCAGCAAAAAAATTTCCTCCTGGCTACCCTGTAATTATTGCTCTTGTGTTAAAGCTCTTTGGTGATAGTGTAGTATTATTAAAAGTATTAAATGGCTTATTATTTTTAGGGTCAATTTTGATAACTTTTCTATTAATCAAAGAATTAACTGGAATCCCTAATTTATCTTTTGTTATTTCTATACTTTTACTATTGAATAAATTTTTATGCCGTTTTTCTACTATCTTAATGTCTGAGATTCCTTATTTATTTTTTACACTGCTTTCCATTTTTATTTTAAATAAAGTTGTTACAGAAGAAAGACCAGAGAGGTCAAAACAGTTTTATTTAATTATAGTAACTTCAATTTTAGCATTTTATATAAGACCAGTAGGGCTTTCGTTATTAGTTTCCATCATATTATTTTTGTTATTTAAAAAGAGGCTGAAATTGGCAGTTATCGCATCAGCAGGTTTTTTATTGCTATATTTACCATGGATGATAAGAAATTTTATATTTGGAATAAAGTCCAGATATTTCAATGTTATTTTTATCTCAAACCCCTGGAGACCTGAAACAGGCAAAGTCAGTACAATAACCGATTTCCTAAACAAAATTGTTAATAATTTCAATGAAATAGCACTAAAGGGTTTTATTGATGTTATCTTTCCATTTATAAAAATAAATTACAACACCAATAGCGCTTTGGGAATATTAGCTGGCTTTATTGTCCTATTCGTAATTTTTTACGGGGCAATAAAAGTAAAAAAGATTAACCTCTTCTTATTATTCTATTTAATTACCAATTTAGGCATTTTAATCTTATGGCATGGTGGTAATGGGCCCAGATATGTGATCCCGTTAGCACCATTTATATCTTTATGCTTTTACTTTGGTATTTTTAAATTATTACAAATTGTAACTACATCAAATAAACAATTTTATTACCTACCTTTTTTGTTTCTAATTTTAGTACCGTTTATGATAAACTCACTAAAAGAGATTCGATTACAGGCAAAGAGCTCCTATCCTCCTTCATACAGGAATTATTTTTTAGCCGCTCAGTATTTAGAAAAAAACTCACCAAAAGGTGCGATTATTTGTGCAAGAAAACCTTGGATTTTATATTTCTATTGTAAAAGGTATATTTACAATTATTTATTTACGAGTGATGACAAGAAGTTGATAAAAGATCTTGTAGATAAAGATGTTGATTATGTAGTTCTGGATCAATTGGGATATAGTTCAACATATATATATCTTCTACCCGCTATAAAAAAGAATCCCACTTTATTCAAGCCAGTTCTAAGATTACAAAATCCGGATACTTATGTGTTATTATTCAATAAAAGCGGGGCAAAAAATCTTATTAATTCTAATTCACTTAATAAAAATCCTTTCCCATAA
- a CDS encoding glycosyltransferase family 2 protein, whose protein sequence is MINGKKIVVIMPAYNAELTLRKTYSEIPFDVVDDVILTDDGSKDNTVQIAKELNIKNILIHDKNKGYGANQKTCYKKALEIGADIIIMLHPDYQYTPKLIPAMAHIIASGLYPVVIGSRTLGKGAIKGGMPKVKYFANRVLTFIQNILLNQKLSEYHSGYRAFSSEVLKNIDFETNSDDFLFDNQMLCQIFYMGYEIAEITCPTRYFKEASSINFSRSVVYAFGVLLTSIQYRLSKWSIIKPKIFRKLRH, encoded by the coding sequence ATGATAAACGGGAAAAAAATTGTAGTTATAATGCCAGCATATAATGCTGAACTTACCTTAAGGAAAACCTATAGTGAAATTCCTTTTGATGTGGTTGATGATGTAATTTTAACAGATGATGGTAGTAAAGACAATACCGTTCAAATTGCTAAAGAGTTAAATATAAAAAATATTCTAATACATGATAAAAATAAGGGATATGGGGCAAATCAAAAAACATGTTACAAGAAAGCATTAGAAATAGGTGCTGATATTATAATAATGCTTCATCCAGACTATCAATATACCCCAAAATTAATCCCTGCTATGGCACATATCATAGCAAGCGGTTTATATCCAGTTGTAATAGGCTCCAGAACTCTTGGTAAAGGAGCAATAAAAGGGGGCATGCCAAAAGTAAAGTATTTTGCAAATCGAGTTTTAACTTTTATACAAAATATTTTGCTGAACCAGAAACTATCAGAGTATCATTCAGGATATCGAGCATTTTCCTCTGAAGTCTTAAAAAATATAGACTTTGAAACAAATTCAGATGATTTCTTGTTCGATAATCAAATGCTGTGTCAAATTTTTTACATGGGTTATGAAATAGCAGAGATAACATGCCCAACTAGATATTTTAAAGAAGCCTCCTCCATAAACTTCTCCAGAAGTGTTGTTTATGCATTTGGTGTTTTATTAACCTCTATTCAATATAGATTAAGTAAATGGAGTATAATTAAACCCAAAATTTTCAGAAAGTTAAGGCACTGA
- a CDS encoding class I SAM-dependent methyltransferase: MVSEKKYQYSSDWINKLESEIHWRQYWFQLKLIEKYVKKEDRILEIGCGSRFISNYLISRGYSVTTLDIDRNKNPDIVANVVEYNFTDIYDTILAFEIFEHIPFEDFKNVIKKISKSCRNFLIVSVPYNEKVILHLELYIPRVGQKTIHFAIKRGKIIEKHHHWEIGYNVTEKEFYILFESNNFTIVEKRKRWVYNYTVLKKYRS; the protein is encoded by the coding sequence ATGGTTTCTGAAAAGAAATACCAATATAGTAGTGATTGGATCAACAAGCTCGAGTCAGAGATTCATTGGAGGCAGTACTGGTTTCAGCTTAAGTTAATAGAGAAGTATGTAAAAAAAGAGGACAGAATTCTGGAGATTGGATGTGGATCGCGGTTTATTTCAAACTATCTTATATCCAGGGGATATTCAGTAACTACTCTTGATATTGATAGAAATAAAAATCCGGATATTGTTGCTAATGTTGTAGAGTATAATTTTACTGATATTTACGATACTATACTTGCCTTCGAGATTTTTGAACATATACCTTTTGAGGATTTTAAAAATGTGATAAAAAAGATTAGTAAATCTTGCAGGAATTTTCTAATAGTTAGTGTACCATACAATGAAAAGGTAATTCTGCATTTGGAGCTTTACATTCCAAGGGTTGGTCAAAAAACAATTCATTTTGCCATAAAAAGAGGTAAAATTATTGAAAAGCATCATCATTGGGAAATAGGGTATAATGTTACTGAAAAAGAATTTTATATTTTATTTGAATCGAATAACTTCACCATTGTAGAAAAGAGGAAGAGGTGGGTTTATAATTATACGGTGTTAAAAAAATATAGATCATGA
- a CDS encoding esterase: MRNYSIIVLLVLCFSILHFSLIAQNFRRDITPGDTLKSIQILEDNSVILRVYAPGAEEVLLIGSDIPGVEFAAKMEKRDDGVWEIKVGPVTPGAYRYAFLIDNVFTLDPKNTSTSESNMNLWSLFYVQGESFMDLKDVPHGQISEVYYYSKSLKRFRRMHVYTPPGYENGKGRYPVLYLLHGAFDCDDSWPSVGRAGFILDNLIAEGKTAPMIVVMPAGHTGPFYFGMPPESFSIKPFIEDFNNDIKPYIEKHYRIKLDRVHTAIAGLSMGGYQTLSIAIPNLDEYGYIGVFSSGIFGITGEGSTFTEEGAKFEDINRRFLMNKNLKKGLNVFWFATGKDDFLIETTRATVDMFKKYGFNVTYVETEGGHTWINWRRYLRDFVLLLFK, translated from the coding sequence ATGAGGAATTATTCAATAATTGTATTGCTTGTGCTTTGTTTTAGTATTTTGCATTTTAGTCTCATCGCTCAAAATTTCAGACGGGATATTACACCAGGCGATACTTTAAAATCTATCCAGATTTTAGAGGACAATTCTGTTATATTGAGGGTATATGCTCCAGGGGCTGAAGAGGTTTTGTTAATAGGGAGTGATATACCTGGTGTTGAATTTGCAGCAAAAATGGAAAAAAGAGATGATGGAGTGTGGGAAATAAAAGTTGGTCCAGTAACACCTGGAGCTTATAGATATGCTTTTTTAATCGATAACGTATTTACACTTGATCCAAAAAATACTTCTACTAGTGAATCAAATATGAATTTGTGGAGCTTGTTTTACGTTCAGGGCGAAAGTTTTATGGATCTAAAGGATGTACCACATGGGCAAATATCTGAGGTGTATTACTATTCTAAATCCCTAAAGAGGTTCAGGAGGATGCATGTTTATACTCCTCCTGGATATGAGAATGGAAAAGGAAGATACCCTGTGCTATACTTGTTGCATGGAGCATTTGATTGTGATGATTCATGGCCAAGTGTCGGAAGAGCCGGATTTATCCTTGATAATTTAATCGCTGAAGGTAAAACTGCCCCGATGATAGTTGTGATGCCTGCGGGGCACACAGGTCCTTTCTATTTTGGAATGCCTCCTGAGTCTTTTTCAATTAAACCTTTTATTGAAGATTTTAATAACGATATTAAACCATACATTGAAAAGCATTACCGAATAAAATTAGATAGGGTCCATACTGCCATAGCTGGACTATCGATGGGAGGATATCAGACTTTAAGTATAGCAATTCCGAATCTTGATGAATACGGTTATATTGGAGTTTTTAGCTCCGGTATATTTGGTATTACAGGAGAAGGTAGTACTTTTACAGAAGAAGGAGCAAAATTTGAAGATATAAACAGACGATTTCTGATGAACAAAAATTTAAAGAAGGGTTTAAATGTTTTCTGGTTTGCAACTGGTAAGGACGATTTTCTAATAGAAACTACAAGAGCTACAGTGGATATGTTTAAAAAATATGGCTTTAATGTTACATATGTTGAAACTGAGGGAGGCCATACCTGGATTAACTGGAGAAGGTATTTAAGAGATTTTGTTCTGTTACTTTTCAAATAG
- a CDS encoding MBL fold metallo-hydrolase, whose translation MNKIIFLLIAYSICVYSQNLYGVYAIEFAGTDEKVSAVTVAYGGNEVNSVQTSFFIWLLVGENGKKILVDAGYTRRIVSVNKYYANYIRPDSALLEIGISPNDISDIIITHPYWDHIGGIKLFKKAKLWMQRVDYYYFVGDAWQAGGNNLVFIKGNVIEILKENLNDRLNLIDGDSLEIIPGIWVFTGEKHTFKNQYVRVFTRIHTGKIESVIITSDACWYYYNWGNNPSVTLCFCKKEYVENLRRMKRLVNNSKFIIPGHDKRVMELFEKVSKNIVRIL comes from the coding sequence TTGAATAAAATAATTTTTTTATTAATAGCTTACAGTATTTGTGTTTATTCTCAGAATCTTTACGGTGTTTATGCAATAGAATTTGCTGGTACTGATGAGAAAGTATCAGCAGTTACAGTTGCGTATGGTGGGAATGAGGTGAATAGTGTTCAAACTTCTTTTTTTATATGGCTTTTAGTAGGTGAAAATGGTAAGAAAATACTTGTTGATGCAGGTTATACCAGGAGAATAGTTTCTGTTAATAAATATTATGCGAATTATATCAGACCGGATAGTGCATTATTAGAAATTGGTATAAGTCCTAACGATATTTCTGACATAATTATAACACACCCCTATTGGGATCATATAGGTGGTATAAAACTTTTCAAAAAAGCAAAATTATGGATGCAGAGAGTAGATTATTACTATTTTGTCGGTGATGCATGGCAGGCTGGTGGAAATAATTTAGTATTTATTAAAGGTAATGTTATTGAAATTTTAAAGGAAAACCTGAATGATAGACTAAATTTAATTGATGGTGATAGTCTTGAAATAATTCCCGGGATATGGGTTTTTACAGGCGAAAAACATACCTTTAAAAATCAATATGTCAGAGTATTCACTAGAATTCATACTGGTAAAATTGAATCCGTGATCATTACTTCAGATGCCTGTTGGTATTATTACAATTGGGGGAATAATCCTTCTGTAACATTGTGTTTTTGTAAAAAGGAATATGTGGAGAATTTAAGAAGAATGAAGAGGTTAGTTAATAATAGCAAGTTTATAATACCTGGCCATGATAAAAGGGTAATGGAACTGTTTGAAAAAGTATCAAAAAATATTGTGAGAATTTTGTAA
- a CDS encoding glycoside hydrolase family 3 C-terminal domain-containing protein, producing the protein MKCRQICRLISIAFFIGFIIFSKSPAVNVDSLLDQMTLEEKIDIIGGYENFNIRGYKKCGIPEIHMADGPVGVRNYGKAIAFPASICLAASWDKELAYRVGKAIAMEARAKNVHIMLGPGMNIYRMPLCGRNFEYLGEDPFLAGKIAASYIKGMQDEGVVATAKHFVANNQEYDRHNVSSDMDERTLHEIYLTAFRYAVKEGKVGAIMSSYNLINGIHASQHYYLLTEVLRNMWGFDGIVMSDWVSTYDGIECAKAGLDLEMPSGRMMNKETLIPAIEQGIIIEDLINTKVKRILSLYNRFGFFENPDLSKDYLVDSSFIRETAIDVARGGIVLLKNEKNFLPVDKNKIRKIAIIGPNGNPIVSGGGGSSFVQPLHPVSLFDAVKKIAGDNVEVAYEVGLFTRLRWEEDLFESVNYYYYLNGRKNSGVIAEYFSNIELKGEPIARRTYKKLKLINNDMWDDPDIPDENYSARYTCYFIPAESGWHILGVSGDDGYRVYLNDKEVIENWRDQADTPAQYDCFLEKGEEYKIVIEYYQRGGDARIRFGIKKSEVEHGPEEYLTKAKKIAEDADFVILSVGFNRETESEGFDRTFEMPYKQDELIKEIAEVNKNCVVVLNAGGNVDMNNWIDNVKALIMAWYPGQEGNIAVAEAIFGIINPSGKLPASFEYRLEDNPCYNSYFDEDGDKRVYYKEGIFVGYRYWDKSDKRPMFPFGFGLSYTKFDYKKIKTDKKRYKIGENVIAKVLVKNMGEWNGKEIIQLYIADKKSTLPRPVKELKGFEKVFLKKGEEKWVAFSLGKDAFAYYNPDIDEWMVEPGEFEVLVGSSSDDIRLRRKIIME; encoded by the coding sequence ATGAAATGTCGTCAGATTTGCAGATTAATAAGTATTGCTTTTTTCATTGGCTTTATAATTTTCTCTAAATCTCCGGCTGTTAATGTAGATAGTCTTTTAGATCAAATGACTCTTGAGGAAAAGATTGATATTATAGGTGGGTATGAGAATTTTAATATTCGTGGATATAAAAAGTGTGGTATTCCTGAGATACATATGGCAGATGGACCGGTCGGAGTAAGGAACTATGGGAAAGCAATTGCATTTCCAGCAAGCATTTGTCTTGCAGCATCTTGGGATAAAGAACTTGCATACAGAGTTGGAAAAGCTATTGCTATGGAGGCAAGGGCTAAAAATGTACATATTATGCTTGGACCAGGTATGAATATATACAGGATGCCGCTTTGTGGTAGAAACTTTGAATACCTTGGCGAAGATCCTTTCCTTGCTGGAAAAATAGCCGCCTCATATATAAAAGGGATGCAGGATGAAGGGGTAGTAGCCACGGCAAAACATTTTGTTGCTAATAATCAGGAATATGATAGACATAATGTTTCTTCCGATATGGATGAAAGGACTCTGCATGAAATATATTTAACAGCTTTTCGATATGCAGTAAAGGAAGGTAAAGTCGGTGCAATAATGAGTTCTTATAACCTCATTAACGGTATACACGCATCACAACATTATTATCTATTGACAGAAGTATTGAGAAATATGTGGGGATTTGATGGCATTGTAATGTCGGATTGGGTATCAACTTATGACGGTATTGAATGTGCGAAAGCTGGTCTTGATTTGGAGATGCCATCCGGTAGAATGATGAATAAAGAAACCCTGATACCGGCTATAGAACAGGGAATTATTATTGAAGATTTAATAAATACAAAAGTAAAGAGGATTCTTTCGCTATATAATCGATTTGGATTCTTTGAAAATCCTGACTTAAGCAAGGACTATTTAGTTGATAGTAGTTTTATTAGGGAGACGGCTATAGATGTAGCGAGGGGTGGTATAGTTTTATTGAAGAATGAGAAAAATTTTCTACCTGTAGATAAAAATAAAATTAGAAAAATAGCCATTATTGGACCAAATGGTAACCCTATCGTGTCTGGGGGTGGCGGTAGTTCATTTGTTCAACCTCTTCATCCTGTTTCTCTTTTCGATGCGGTAAAAAAAATTGCCGGAGATAACGTGGAGGTAGCATATGAAGTTGGTTTATTCACAAGATTGAGATGGGAAGAAGATTTATTTGAATCAGTAAATTATTACTATTATCTGAATGGTAGGAAAAACAGCGGAGTAATTGCGGAGTATTTTAGTAACATAGAACTTAAGGGAGAACCGATTGCCAGAAGAACATATAAAAAATTAAAGTTGATAAATAACGACATGTGGGATGATCCAGATATCCCTGATGAGAATTATTCAGCCAGGTATACCTGTTACTTTATACCTGCTGAATCGGGTTGGCATATTCTGGGAGTATCAGGGGATGATGGATATAGAGTTTATTTAAATGATAAAGAGGTGATCGAGAACTGGAGAGATCAGGCAGATACACCTGCTCAATATGATTGTTTCCTAGAAAAGGGGGAAGAGTATAAGATAGTTATTGAGTACTACCAGCGAGGTGGAGATGCCAGAATAAGATTTGGGATTAAAAAATCCGAGGTAGAGCATGGTCCAGAGGAATATCTCACTAAAGCCAAAAAAATTGCAGAAGATGCAGATTTCGTTATTTTGTCTGTAGGATTCAATAGAGAAACCGAAAGTGAAGGATTTGATAGAACATTTGAAATGCCTTATAAGCAAGACGAACTAATTAAAGAGATTGCAGAAGTAAATAAAAACTGTGTCGTTGTGCTGAATGCAGGTGGAAATGTCGATATGAATAATTGGATTGATAATGTAAAAGCTTTGATTATGGCATGGTATCCCGGTCAGGAAGGTAATATTGCGGTTGCTGAAGCAATATTCGGAATTATAAATCCTTCAGGGAAGTTACCTGCATCTTTTGAATATAGATTAGAGGATAATCCATGTTATAATAGTTATTTTGATGAAGATGGTGATAAAAGAGTCTATTATAAAGAGGGAATATTTGTTGGTTATCGATATTGGGATAAGAGCGATAAAAGACCGATGTTTCCATTCGGATTTGGGCTTTCTTATACTAAATTTGATTACAAAAAGATAAAAACTGATAAGAAACGGTATAAAATAGGTGAAAATGTAATTGCGAAGGTATTGGTTAAAAATATGGGGGAATGGAATGGTAAAGAGATAATTCAGCTTTACATAGCTGATAAGAAGTCCACATTGCCAAGACCAGTGAAGGAGTTGAAAGGTTTTGAAAAAGTGTTTTTAAAAAAGGGTGAAGAAAAGTGGGTAGCTTTCAGCCTTGGTAAAGATGCCTTTGCTTACTATAATCCAGATATTGATGAATGGATGGTTGAACCGGGTGAATTTGAGGTATTAGTGGGTAGTTCATCAGATGATATCAGGCTAAGGAGAAAAATAATAATGGAGTAG
- a CDS encoding glycosidase, with amino-acid sequence MEESKVSREEFNKRLKEIFNEYEEIITRKNKKSEFYNGIYDRYIYPVLTRDHIPPFWKYDLNYQTNPHLMERMGVNSTFNAGAIKLGDKYYLMVRVEGVDRKSFFAIAESESGIDGFRFWDYPVIIPEFDRPDVNVYDIRLTKHEDGWIYGVFCTERRDPDAPEWDTTKAEAQAGILRTKDLRNWERLPDLKTPSKQQRNAVLHPEFINGKYAFYTRPQDDFIEAGRGGGIGFGFVDDIENPVIKEEVIIERREYHTIKELKNGEGPPPIKTPEGWLHLPHGVRNTAAGMRYVLYLYVTSLDDPTKVIYKPGGYLIAPTDEERVGDVSNVVFCNGWIADDDGTIYIYYGSSDTRLHVATTTVEKLLDYAKNTPPDGLRSNECLRQRIQLIEKNLELMKE; translated from the coding sequence ATGGAGGAATCCAAAGTGAGTAGGGAAGAGTTTAATAAAAGGCTAAAAGAAATTTTTAATGAATATGAAGAGATAATTACTCGAAAGAATAAAAAGAGCGAGTTCTATAACGGTATATACGATAGGTATATTTATCCTGTATTGACAAGAGATCACATACCACCATTTTGGAAATATGATTTGAACTATCAAACTAACCCGCATTTAATGGAAAGAATGGGTGTTAATTCTACGTTTAATGCGGGAGCAATTAAACTGGGTGATAAATATTATCTAATGGTGAGAGTTGAAGGAGTGGATAGAAAGTCATTCTTTGCAATAGCTGAGAGTGAAAGCGGGATCGATGGATTCAGATTTTGGGACTATCCAGTAATAATTCCCGAGTTTGATAGGCCCGATGTTAATGTTTATGATATAAGACTCACAAAGCATGAAGATGGGTGGATATATGGGGTATTCTGTACTGAGAGAAGGGATCCTGATGCTCCTGAATGGGATACTACAAAAGCAGAAGCACAAGCCGGGATACTCAGGACGAAAGACTTGAGAAACTGGGAGAGACTGCCAGATTTAAAGACGCCTTCAAAACAACAAAGAAACGCAGTATTACACCCAGAATTTATAAACGGTAAATATGCATTCTATACCAGACCTCAAGATGATTTTATAGAAGCTGGGAGAGGTGGTGGTATAGGATTCGGATTTGTAGATGATATAGAGAATCCTGTTATAAAAGAAGAAGTAATTATTGAAAGAAGAGAGTATCATACGATTAAAGAACTCAAAAATGGTGAGGGGCCACCTCCGATAAAGACTCCTGAAGGATGGTTACACCTACCTCATGGTGTAAGAAATACAGCAGCTGGTATGAGATATGTTCTCTATCTTTATGTTACATCTCTTGATGATCCGACGAAAGTAATCTATAAACCTGGTGGCTACCTGATAGCGCCGACGGATGAAGAAAGAGTAGGTGATGTGTCAAATGTAGTTTTCTGTAATGGATGGATAGCGGATGATGATGGAACTATATATATTTATTATGGTTCGAGTGATACACGCCTACATGTTGCTACTACCACTGTTGAAAAACTTCTTGATTATGCAAAAAATACGCCTCCAGACGGATTGAGATCAAATGAATGTTTAAGACAAAGGATCCAGCTAATAGAGAAAAATTTGGAATTGATGAAGGAATAA
- a CDS encoding AGE family epimerase/isomerase, translated as MSMNNQMSRLKEGAEKVLFENILPFWIEKCFDKDNNRFYGAVDNFGNPIRDARISLILYTRILWAFSYLYKMYKEDKYQNLADTAYNYLVGNFIDREYGGAYWILDKYGRPNVEAKKIYGHAFLIYALSEYYEIKGNDKLLELINNFYSLIEEKFLDVADNGYFETFNRDWSKPAEMRISDRDMEAEKSMNSHLHMMEAYTNLYRVTRAKSVKSRLINILELLQRYIILPSGHLGLFFDSKWDLKSNNISFGHDIECSWLLTEAMGVLGSEVYENLRKISLKLAETTLNSAFNERNSIYREQRETGELEDDVEWWTQAEAVVGLINAYQLTGDNRYLEKALLAWDFIESFLVDWNYGEWFYEVSKDGKPNLKKLKVEEWKGPYHNVRACVNIILRVDKILREWRNPK; from the coding sequence TTGAGTATGAATAACCAGATGAGTCGACTAAAAGAGGGAGCTGAAAAGGTATTATTTGAAAATATTTTACCTTTCTGGATTGAAAAATGTTTTGATAAAGATAATAATAGATTTTACGGTGCTGTAGATAATTTTGGCAATCCTATACGGGATGCAAGAATAAGTTTGATTTTATATACGAGAATTTTATGGGCATTTTCTTATTTATATAAAATGTATAAAGAAGACAAATATCAAAATCTGGCCGATACCGCTTATAATTATTTAGTGGGAAATTTTATTGATAGAGAATATGGTGGTGCATACTGGATTTTAGATAAGTATGGTAGACCTAATGTCGAAGCAAAGAAAATATATGGGCATGCTTTTCTGATTTATGCATTAAGTGAGTACTATGAGATCAAAGGTAATGATAAACTACTGGAACTGATAAATAATTTTTATTCATTAATTGAGGAGAAATTCCTTGATGTGGCAGATAATGGTTATTTTGAAACCTTTAATCGTGACTGGTCAAAACCTGCTGAGATGCGTATAAGTGACAGGGATATGGAAGCAGAAAAGTCTATGAATTCACATCTACATATGATGGAGGCGTATACTAATCTATATAGGGTTACCAGGGCGAAGAGTGTTAAAAGTCGACTAATTAATATTTTAGAATTACTTCAAAGATATATTATTTTGCCCTCAGGACATCTTGGGTTATTTTTTGATTCGAAGTGGGATTTAAAATCCAATAATATATCATTTGGTCACGATATTGAATGCAGCTGGTTATTGACGGAAGCTATGGGAGTGCTGGGCTCTGAAGTGTATGAAAACCTGAGGAAAATTTCACTAAAACTTGCAGAAACCACTTTAAATAGTGCATTCAATGAGAGGAATTCAATTTATAGAGAACAGAGGGAAACGGGAGAGTTAGAAGATGATGTTGAGTGGTGGACACAGGCTGAGGCAGTTGTAGGCCTTATAAATGCGTATCAGTTGACAGGAGATAATAGGTATCTTGAGAAGGCTTTGCTTGCATGGGATTTCATTGAAAGTTTTTTAGTTGATTGGAATTATGGAGAGTGGTTTTATGAAGTTTCAAAGGATGGAAAGCCAAATCTCAAGAAGCTTAAAGTGGAAGAGTGGAAAGGACCTTATCACAATGTTAGGGCTTGTGTGAATATTATATTAAGAGTTGATAAAATTTTGAGGGAATGGAGGAATCCAAAGTGA